A stretch of Flavobacteriales bacterium DNA encodes these proteins:
- a CDS encoding T9SS type A sorting domain-containing protein, whose protein sequence is MKNAFTLFLCFAVCQAASAALPPFASAPLNEHLREVNAQWVKQDPAPDGGFATAAFAHESERIQRHLVMVRERLLLRSTISLTDGQRANRAHLLKRLAAYAEGRRFPQNLVMAKRNPVFIDPFSTACAVGWLMIESGHSDLAKAISAGFNLGYVHEIIADPRFATPVAEWASAHGFTADELAWIQPGYPPSLPWQPFGGGANGDVTVLENLANGHLLVAGAFTDAGGTAANHVAVWNGTTFVALGNGLQGTVNCAVEFEGDIYIGGAMLNGSNDLARWDGASWTFQTVFDGKYPVVTALHVHSGELHAAGTISGFAGSTDHVARLESGLWQPVGSALNGTVHALDTHAGRLVAAGAFTGFAYDPLPSLSHVAELEGNEWSQLADGLNATVRDLLSVDGVLHAAGDLFVNIAPVFGMARVAAGAPSWEQMMPSLTNYMFPTLGVQRIERIVHHEGSIYFVGEFGISSSMMLFGYNVGRWDGVDAVAELAVPEAAVHAAVVHDGELVIGGAFTNWLPHLAVLGLSTGIPSAGAGQAILASPNPAREHVRISGLPGVGKAPVGIIDAAGREHPVEATHMDDAVVLSTAALASGAYTVRIMTAQGPATARFVKQ, encoded by the coding sequence ATGAAGAACGCCTTTACCCTGTTTCTCTGTTTCGCAGTGTGCCAGGCCGCCAGCGCCGCGCTGCCGCCCTTTGCCTCGGCACCATTGAATGAGCACCTCCGCGAGGTGAATGCGCAGTGGGTAAAGCAGGACCCCGCTCCAGATGGAGGATTTGCAACCGCGGCCTTCGCGCATGAATCGGAGCGTATCCAGCGGCACCTCGTGATGGTTCGCGAGCGATTGCTGTTGCGGAGCACGATCAGCCTAACGGATGGTCAACGTGCCAATCGCGCGCATCTGCTCAAACGTTTAGCGGCATATGCAGAAGGCCGGCGCTTCCCGCAGAACCTGGTGATGGCGAAGCGCAATCCGGTCTTCATCGATCCGTTCAGCACCGCATGCGCCGTCGGCTGGCTCATGATCGAGAGCGGCCACAGCGACCTGGCAAAGGCCATTAGCGCCGGCTTCAATCTGGGCTATGTGCACGAGATCATCGCGGATCCGCGATTCGCGACGCCTGTTGCCGAATGGGCAAGCGCGCACGGCTTCACGGCCGACGAGCTCGCTTGGATACAACCGGGCTATCCGCCGTCATTGCCATGGCAGCCCTTTGGCGGCGGGGCGAATGGCGACGTCACAGTGCTGGAGAACCTGGCGAATGGCCACTTGCTGGTTGCAGGCGCGTTCACCGATGCCGGCGGAACCGCTGCGAACCACGTTGCGGTATGGAATGGGACCACCTTCGTTGCACTAGGCAATGGCCTTCAGGGCACCGTGAATTGCGCAGTGGAGTTCGAGGGCGACATCTATATCGGTGGAGCCATGCTGAATGGGTCCAACGATCTTGCGCGTTGGGATGGCGCGAGTTGGACGTTCCAGACGGTATTCGATGGCAAGTATCCGGTGGTGACCGCTCTGCACGTGCATAGCGGCGAGTTGCACGCAGCAGGCACCATTTCCGGATTCGCCGGGAGCACGGACCATGTGGCGCGATTGGAAAGCGGGCTATGGCAGCCGGTAGGAAGCGCGTTGAATGGCACCGTGCACGCGCTCGATACGCACGCCGGCCGCTTGGTAGCAGCTGGGGCGTTCACGGGCTTCGCTTATGACCCGCTTCCTTCCTTATCGCACGTGGCAGAACTGGAGGGCAATGAATGGAGCCAGCTCGCCGACGGACTGAACGCTACCGTGCGCGACCTGCTCAGCGTGGATGGCGTCCTGCATGCCGCGGGTGACCTGTTCGTGAACATAGCGCCTGTCTTCGGGATGGCGCGTGTGGCCGCAGGGGCCCCTTCATGGGAACAGATGATGCCGAGCCTTACGAACTACATGTTCCCGACCTTGGGAGTCCAGCGCATCGAGCGCATCGTGCATCACGAGGGGAGCATCTACTTCGTGGGCGAATTCGGGATCTCGAGCAGCATGATGCTGTTCGGATACAACGTGGGCCGGTGGGATGGGGTTGATGCGGTGGCTGAGCTCGCCGTGCCTGAGGCCGCCGTGCATGCAGCGGTTGTGCATGATGGGGAACTCGTGATCGGCGGCGCCTTCACCAATTGGCTGCCTCATCTGGCTGTGCTTGGTCTGAGCACCGGCATTCCTTCAGCGGGAGCGGGTCAAGCGATCCTCGCATCGCCGAACCCCGCGCGGGAGCATGTGCGGATCAGCGGATTGCCGGGCGTCGGCAAAGCACCTGTTGGCATCATCGATGCGGCAGGTCGTGAGCATCCCGTCGAGGCCACGCACATGGATGATGCGGTCGTGCTGAGTACCGCGGCGCTCGCTTCCGGCGCGTACACCGTCCGGATCATGACCGCCCAAGGACCTGCGACCGCGCGGTTCGTGAAGCAGTGA
- a CDS encoding lycopene cyclase domain-containing protein, with product MERWYYLGLDLFSIAFPLAASFEPRIAYWRKWRGLFTGIGVMMVVFVAWDAAFTAHGVWGFSDRYTLGVRFLGLPIEEWLFFVCVPYACVYLYEVMRYALRKDVLGRIAGPLAIVMAIALLIIGLLNLDRFYTAITFISAAAMLALHALVLRSAYLGRFFIGYALSLVPFFLVNGVLTGWLLPEPIVWYDDAENLGIRLGTIPVEDSVYLLFFLLLTITFHERALKRAHGDRA from the coding sequence ATGGAGCGCTGGTACTACCTCGGCTTGGATCTCTTCAGCATCGCGTTCCCGTTGGCCGCCAGCTTCGAGCCGCGCATCGCCTATTGGCGCAAGTGGCGCGGCCTGTTCACCGGGATCGGTGTGATGATGGTCGTTTTCGTGGCATGGGATGCGGCCTTCACCGCGCATGGCGTTTGGGGCTTCAGCGACCGGTACACGCTCGGCGTGCGTTTCCTGGGCTTGCCGATCGAGGAATGGCTCTTCTTCGTGTGCGTGCCCTATGCCTGCGTGTACCTGTATGAGGTGATGCGCTATGCCTTGCGCAAGGATGTCCTCGGCCGCATCGCCGGCCCGCTGGCCATTGTGATGGCGATCGCGCTGTTGATCATCGGTCTGCTGAACCTTGATCGGTTCTACACGGCCATCACCTTCATCAGCGCTGCTGCCATGCTCGCGCTCCATGCGCTGGTGCTGCGCAGCGCCTACTTGGGCCGCTTCTTCATCGGCTATGCGTTGAGCCTTGTCCCGTTCTTCCTGGTGAATGGCGTCCTGACAGGGTGGCTATTGCCGGAACCCATCGTATGGTACGATGATGCCGAGAATCTCGGGATTCGCCTCGGCACCATTCCTGTGGAGGACAGCGTCTATCTGCTGTTCTTCCTTCTGCTCACGATCACCTTTCATGAACGCGCGCTCAAGCGTGCGCATGGTGATCGGGCGTGA
- a CDS encoding undecaprenyl/decaprenyl-phosphate alpha-N-acetylglucosaminyl 1-phosphate transferase: protein MNPHQQILLFSALTAFTVVLLTMPSLIKVARMKHLVDEPGENRKLHQRSVPTIGGIIIFAAIIFSYALWFPRGEALDTTDAGYRELYRLMGAAYGDFKHVIAAMVLLFFIGVKDDIIGFSPVKKLFGHMIVGYILVVMAGIRISDMHGVLGFYELPPSVSIAFSFFVYVVVVNAMNLIDGVDGLAGGVGLIAALAYGTWLYLAGDVALALLAFVLAGALAAFLVFNMHPARVFMGDSGSLIIGAILAVLAMKVVDHDTAKLPLKLQQLPTPIFAMSVLAYPLVDTLRVFVVRMARGNSPFAADRNHIHHRLLALGLGHRGTTFSIYLYALAIIALSLVTRKWHPNIGLMVLGVTALALALLPFAWPKSNKG from the coding sequence GTGAACCCCCACCAGCAAATCCTGCTCTTCAGCGCGCTCACCGCATTCACGGTGGTCCTGCTCACCATGCCCTCACTGATCAAGGTGGCGCGCATGAAGCACTTGGTCGACGAGCCCGGCGAGAACCGCAAGCTTCATCAACGCAGCGTGCCCACCATCGGCGGCATCATCATCTTCGCCGCCATCATCTTCAGTTACGCCCTCTGGTTCCCGCGCGGAGAGGCCTTGGATACAACCGATGCGGGCTATCGCGAGCTCTATCGGCTGATGGGGGCCGCCTACGGCGATTTCAAGCACGTGATCGCGGCCATGGTCCTGCTCTTCTTCATCGGAGTGAAGGATGACATCATCGGCTTCTCACCCGTGAAGAAGCTATTCGGCCACATGATCGTCGGTTACATCCTGGTGGTCATGGCCGGGATCCGAATCAGCGATATGCATGGGGTGCTGGGCTTCTATGAGCTCCCTCCTTCGGTGAGCATCGCATTCTCCTTCTTCGTGTACGTGGTGGTGGTGAACGCCATGAACCTGATCGATGGCGTTGACGGCCTCGCGGGCGGCGTGGGGCTCATCGCCGCGCTCGCCTACGGCACCTGGCTCTACCTCGCCGGTGATGTGGCCTTGGCGCTCCTGGCCTTCGTGCTCGCCGGTGCGCTGGCTGCCTTCCTGGTCTTCAACATGCACCCGGCCCGTGTCTTCATGGGTGATAGCGGCTCGTTGATCATCGGTGCCATCCTGGCCGTATTGGCCATGAAGGTGGTGGACCACGATACCGCCAAGCTGCCTTTGAAGCTGCAGCAATTGCCTACACCCATCTTCGCCATGAGCGTGCTCGCCTACCCGCTGGTCGACACCTTGCGTGTCTTCGTGGTCCGCATGGCGCGGGGGAACTCGCCTTTCGCTGCGGACCGCAACCACATCCACCACCGGCTGCTCGCTCTCGGCTTGGGACATCGCGGCACCACGTTCTCCATATACCTGTACGCCTTGGCAATCATCGCCCTCAGCTTGGTGACGCGGAAGTGGCACCCGAACATCGGCCTGATGGTGCTCGGCGTCACCGCGCTGGCGCTGGCGCTTCTGCCCTTCGCATGGCCCAAGTCGAACAAGGGATGA